The Kitasatospora albolonga nucleotide sequence CACGATCCGTTGCCCACGGCAAGCGCCCTGGCGTAGTCGGCCGTCTGCAACAGCCCAGGAACGATGGCGAGCTGCCAGGTACGGACGCTGGTCGCGATGTCCTCCAGAGCCGCGTACTCGACCATGGACCGAAGTCCCGGGTACTGGTTCCACCAGCCGCTCGCCTTGCGGCGCTCGCGGTCCGCCTTCGCCAGGGCCAGCAGCCTGTCGATGGCATCGGCGTCGGCCATGCCGTACAGGTGGCACAGGGCGCGGATGTCGGGGTCCCGTATCGGTACGAGGCCCCGCTCGATCTTGGCGACCTTGGCCACCGACGCCGTCAGCGCGTCCGCCGCGTGCGACTGCCGCAGGTCGCATGCCTCCCGCATCCGCAGCAACTCACCGCCGAGACGGCGTCCCAGCACGGTGGAGACCGTCCGGCCTCGATCCGGATTACTGCCTGCCACGTCGCATCCCCTCAGTCGAGTGGACCAAGTCTGGGACTCGCAGCCTTCGAACACCAACTAGGGCAGAGAATTTTCTGCTCGAACTTGTTTCTGCGCGAGCAACTACACCACTACCGTCGGTGTTCCACCGCTCGCACAGCGGAACCAACCCGGCGGAAGCGCACCGTCCTGCCCACACGCAGACGCGACAGAGCCACCGCCCACCCCACCCCGGAGGCACGCGACCATGACCGCAGCCCAGGAGATCTCCGCCCCCGCCCCCGAGCCCGTTCTCCGCAAGGACCGGGTCGACTACGCGCCCACCGCTCGCAGCGTCGCTCTCAGCCGGCACCGGACCGCTCGGCTCGTCCTTCAGCGGGGGCTGCCCGGAATGGCCGGGGACGCGGCCGTGATCGTCAGCGAGTTGGCCACCAACGCCCTGCTGCACGGGGCTGTCAGGGGGCGGCTCATCCGGGTCGACCTCACCCTCACCGCCGCCGCCCTCCGCGTCGCCGTCAGTGATCCGCGCGGTGAGCGGCTGCCCCGCCTCCGGCAGCCCGGCGCCGACTGCTACGGGCTCGGGCTCCTGATCGTCACTCGGCTCGCCGACCGATGGGGCGTCGAGCCCCGTACCGTCGGCAAGTCCGTCTTCGCCGAGCTCTCCGTACGGTGAACGGCGGCGGCAGACACGACGGTGGGCCCGTACGCCTCGAAGACGTACGGGCCCACCGGCAAGAACGCTACGCCCAGGTGATCAGGCGCTTCGGCTGTTCCAGGATCGCCGCCACATCGGCCAGCACCTTGGAGCCCAGCTCGCCGTCGACCAGGCGGTGGTCGAACGACAGGGCCAGCGTGGTGACCTGACGCGGCTTCACCTTGCCCTTGTGGACCCACGGCTGGAGCTTGATCGCGCCGACCGCCAGGATCGCGGACTCGCCCGGGTTGAGGATCGGGGTGCCCGTGTCGACGCCGAAGACGCCGACGTTGGTGATCGTCACCGTGCCGCCCGCCATCGCCGCCGGGGACGTCTTGCCGTCCCTCGCCGTGGCGACCAGCTCGCCCAGGGCCGCCGCGAGCTGCGGCAGCGTCTTGTCGTGCGCGTCCTTGATGTTCGGCACGATCAGACCGCGCGGGGTGGCCGCCGCGATGCCCAGGTTGACGTAGTGCTTCTGCACGATCTCCTGGTTGGCCTCGTCCCAGGCCGCGTTGACCTCGGGGTTCCGCTTGATCGCGACCAGGAGGGCCTTGGCGATGATCAGGAGCGGGTTGACCCGCACCCCCGCCATCTCCTTGTCCTCCTTGAGCTCCGCCACCAGCTTCATCGTGCGCGTCACGTCGACCGTCACGAACTCGGTCACGTGCGGCGCGGTGAAGGCACTGCCCACCATCGCCTGCGCGATCGCCTTGCGGACTCCCTTGATGGGGATGCGGGTCTCGCGGGCCGAGGCCGTGACGGCCGGTGCCTCGGTGGCGGACACCGCGACCGGTTCGGCAACCGAAGGCGCCTCGGCCGGAGAAGCCGCAGAAGCCGGAGCCGGAGAAGCCGCCGCGTGCACGTCCTCGCGGGTGATGATGCCGTCCTTGCCGGTCGGCACCACCGTCGCCAGGTCGATACCCAGGTCCTTGGCCAGCTTCCGTACCGGCGGCTTCGCCAGCGGGCGGGCCACCGGAGAGGCATCAGCCGCAGGAGCAGGAGCAGCCGCAGGAGAACCGTGGCCGTTCAGCTCCGCCTGGACCGCCGCCGCGACCGCGGCCGCCTCAGGAGCGGCGGCCCCCTTGCGCGGGCGGCGCTTGGTGGAGGACTCCGCGACTCCGTAGCCGACGAGGACCGGCGTACGGGCCTTCGGTTCGTCAGCCGGAGCGGCAGGGGCGGCGGGAGCGGCAGGAGCCGCCGAAGCAGCGGGGGCCGGAGGGGCTTCCTCCGTACTGCCCGGCGCCACGTCCACCGTGATGATCACCTGGCCGACATCGACCGTCGTACCCTCGCCGAACCGCAGCTCGTGCACCACGCCGTCGAACGGGATCGGCAGCTCCACGGCCGCCTTCGCCGTCTCGACCTCGCACACGACCTGGCCGTCGGTGACCGTGTCACCGGGCTGGACGAACCACTTGAGGATCTCGGCCTCGGTGAGCCCCTCGCCC carries:
- a CDS encoding DNA-binding protein translates to MAGSNPDRGRTVSTVLGRRLGGELLRMREACDLRQSHAADALTASVAKVAKIERGLVPIRDPDIRALCHLYGMADADAIDRLLALAKADRERRKASGWWNQYPGLRSMVEYAALEDIATSVRTWQLAIVPGLLQTADYARALAVGNGSWEDPDEVEPFVEARMTRQARLAGENPLELWAVVHEAALRQLVGGREVMKEQLGHLLDMARQPNVKLQVTPYLAGAHPGMTSAFTIVSFAEPGALDVVRMDTTSTALWLESDTDAERHAQLFDRISRLGLAQRNSVRTIDGILKEL
- a CDS encoding branched-chain alpha-keto acid dehydrogenase subunit E2, whose translation is MTTMTQTSARFREFKMPDVGEGLTEAEILKWFVQPGDTVTDGQVVCEVETAKAAVELPIPFDGVVHELRFGEGTTVDVGQVIITVDVAPGSTEEAPPAPAASAAPAAPAAPAAPADEPKARTPVLVGYGVAESSTKRRPRKGAAAPEAAAVAAAVQAELNGHGSPAAAPAPAADASPVARPLAKPPVRKLAKDLGIDLATVVPTGKDGIITREDVHAAASPAPASAASPAEAPSVAEPVAVSATEAPAVTASARETRIPIKGVRKAIAQAMVGSAFTAPHVTEFVTVDVTRTMKLVAELKEDKEMAGVRVNPLLIIAKALLVAIKRNPEVNAAWDEANQEIVQKHYVNLGIAAATPRGLIVPNIKDAHDKTLPQLAAALGELVATARDGKTSPAAMAGGTVTITNVGVFGVDTGTPILNPGESAILAVGAIKLQPWVHKGKVKPRQVTTLALSFDHRLVDGELGSKVLADVAAILEQPKRLITWA